A region of Faecalibacterium taiwanense DNA encodes the following proteins:
- the xerC gene encoding tyrosine recombinase XerC: MASIVKRKKKYSVVYTYTDENGNKRQKWETFETNAEAKKRKLQVEYEQESGTFIPPSAKTVNDLLDEYMSIYGVNTWAMSTYESRKSLIANYIRPLIGDMKLEDVTPRIMDKYYRDLLSVKAVSSKYVKARTEYLTPHTVREVHKTLRNAFNQAVKWELMTRNPVEHATLPKEEHKTRDIWTAEVLQKALEACDDDILRLAINLAFSCSLRMGELLGLTWDCIDISPTSIELGQASIFVEKELQRVNREAMADLDGKDIMFKFPPTFASTHTALVLKTPKTKTSVRKVFLPKTVAEMLVQRKADIEELKDLFGDEFVDFNLVFCSSNGKPIEGQVINRAFNKLIEEKGLPKVVFHSLRHSSITYKLKLNGGDMKSVQGDSGHAQVKMVADVYSHIIDDDRRLNAERMEAAFYSGRQATPEPVQPAATESSADDKELLLKLLQNPEMAALLKSLAKTL; this comes from the coding sequence ATGGCATCTATCGTTAAGAGAAAAAAGAAGTATTCTGTGGTTTATACATACACCGATGAGAACGGCAACAAGCGTCAGAAGTGGGAAACCTTTGAAACGAATGCTGAAGCAAAGAAAAGGAAGTTGCAGGTTGAATATGAGCAGGAGTCCGGAACCTTTATTCCCCCTTCTGCTAAAACCGTCAACGATCTTTTGGATGAGTATATGTCAATCTATGGTGTGAACACCTGGGCGATGTCTACCTATGAAAGCAGAAAGAGCCTGATTGCAAACTATATTCGTCCCCTCATCGGTGATATGAAGCTGGAGGATGTCACGCCGAGAATCATGGACAAGTATTACCGAGATTTGCTTTCTGTCAAAGCGGTTTCTTCTAAGTATGTAAAAGCCCGTACAGAATATCTGACTCCGCATACTGTCCGAGAGGTTCACAAGACATTGCGAAATGCTTTCAATCAGGCGGTCAAGTGGGAATTGATGACCAGAAACCCTGTGGAGCACGCTACACTGCCGAAGGAAGAACACAAGACCAGGGACATCTGGACAGCAGAAGTGCTCCAGAAGGCTCTGGAAGCCTGTGACGATGATATTCTTCGTCTGGCCATTAACCTTGCCTTCTCCTGTTCCTTGCGAATGGGCGAGCTTCTGGGGCTTACTTGGGACTGTATTGACATTTCCCCCACCAGTATTGAACTTGGTCAGGCAAGCATCTTCGTTGAAAAGGAGTTGCAGAGAGTAAATCGTGAAGCGATGGCAGATCTGGACGGTAAGGACATCATGTTCAAGTTCCCGCCGACCTTCGCCAGTACGCATACCGCATTGGTTCTCAAAACTCCTAAGACCAAAACAAGTGTCCGCAAGGTGTTCTTACCGAAAACCGTAGCGGAAATGTTGGTACAGCGAAAGGCTGACATCGAAGAACTGAAAGACCTTTTCGGTGACGAGTTCGTAGACTTCAATCTGGTTTTCTGTTCTTCCAATGGCAAGCCGATTGAGGGGCAGGTTATCAACCGTGCTTTCAATAAGCTGATTGAGGAGAAGGGACTGCCGAAAGTGGTTTTCCATAGTCTCCGACATTCCAGTATCACTTACAAGCTGAAGCTGAACGGCGGCGATATGAAATCCGTTCAAGGCGATTCCGGTCATGCACAGGTCAAGATGGTAGCGGATGTTTACTCTCATATCATCGACGATGACCGCAGACTGAACGCTGAAAGAATGGAAGCTGCGTTCTACTCAGGCAGACAGGCAACGCCTGAGCCGGTTCAACCAGCCGCAACGGAAAGCTCCGCTGATGATAAAGAACTTCTTCTGAAGCTTCTGCAAAATCCGGAAATGGCAGCACTCCTGAAGTCGCTGGCAAAAACATTATAG
- a CDS encoding helix-turn-helix domain-containing protein — MAEMRKRTSMSVPEMGRMLGLGKTESYWLIKKNYFKTILVGNTMRVMIDSFEEWYANQFKYQKVDGTPPGEELKKTTYSMEELGQRLGLKEATAYELVAKGHFDVVDVLGKRRVTKESFERWYASQTDYRTVEDQELDADIMASTYGLPEIARMLDTNRQNIYSIAAKGSFELIRVGRHNRATKESFMKWYQNQTRYQLAEDRQERR, encoded by the coding sequence ATGGCGGAAATGAGAAAACGCACGAGTATGTCTGTTCCGGAAATGGGCAGGATGCTTGGTCTTGGAAAAACGGAGTCATACTGGCTCATTAAGAAGAATTACTTCAAAACCATTCTTGTCGGCAACACCATGAGGGTGATGATCGACAGCTTTGAAGAATGGTATGCCAATCAGTTCAAATACCAGAAGGTCGATGGAACCCCTCCCGGTGAGGAACTGAAGAAAACTACATATTCAATGGAGGAGCTTGGACAGCGCCTTGGGCTGAAAGAAGCGACTGCTTACGAACTGGTTGCCAAAGGGCATTTTGATGTGGTCGATGTCCTGGGCAAGCGCAGAGTGACCAAGGAGAGCTTTGAAAGATGGTATGCTTCTCAAACCGATTACCGCACGGTAGAGGATCAGGAACTTGATGCAGATATTATGGCATCCACCTACGGTCTGCCAGAGATTGCAAGAATGCTTGACACCAATCGCCAGAATATCTACAGCATTGCCGCCAAGGGAAGCTTCGAGCTGATTCGAGTGGGCAGGCATAACCGAGCTACAAAAGAGAGCTTTATGAAGTGGTATCAGAATCAGACCCGCTACCAGTTAGCGGAAGATAGACAGGAAAGGAGATGA
- a CDS encoding helix-turn-helix domain-containing protein, with protein sequence MFEERIAAMNQRTEEAIAANTVQFDKRTYTVDEIQDILGISRTSAYNLVKKKVFHSVRIGGSIRISKKSFDEWLDHQM encoded by the coding sequence ATGTTTGAAGAAAGAATCGCTGCCATGAATCAGCGCACCGAAGAAGCGATAGCTGCTAACACAGTTCAGTTTGATAAGAGAACCTATACGGTTGATGAGATTCAGGATATTCTGGGCATCAGCAGAACCAGTGCATACAACCTTGTGAAAAAGAAGGTTTTTCATAGTGTCCGCATTGGCGGCAGCATCAGAATCTCCAAAAAGAGTTTTGATGAGTGGTTGGATCATCAAATGTAA
- a CDS encoding type II toxin-antitoxin system PemK/MazF family toxin, which produces MMKENWVYCRGDIYCANLDPVVGSEQGGIRPVIVIQNDTGNKHAPTLIVATVTTRIHKKANMPTHFVIYDNPAFKEASVVQLEQIRTIDKSRIDNYLGKVTPREMVAIEKALSVSLAMEQLKKRSTKHKAKKTKE; this is translated from the coding sequence ATGATGAAAGAAAATTGGGTATATTGCCGTGGTGATATTTATTGCGCCAATCTGGACCCGGTAGTTGGGTCGGAACAAGGCGGCATCCGTCCGGTTATCGTCATTCAGAACGATACCGGTAATAAACACGCTCCCACATTGATTGTGGCAACGGTCACCACCAGAATCCATAAGAAAGCGAATATGCCGACGCACTTTGTTATTTACGACAATCCTGCATTCAAAGAAGCGTCCGTTGTTCAGCTGGAACAGATTCGCACCATTGATAAGAGCAGGATTGATAATTACTTAGGTAAGGTAACGCCCCGTGAAATGGTAGCGATTGAGAAAGCCTTATCCGTCAGCCTGGCAATGGAGCAGCTGAAAAAGCGTTCCACAAAACATAAAGCAAAGAAAACGAAGGAGTGA
- a CDS encoding helix-turn-helix transcriptional regulator: MAKGIENQSRSPPSVFDFATSQIQKHGGTKMYYDLVESGKRIKALRKKHGLTQEQLAEQLGVAANTIARIETGNRGISIDLAIELVVRFDTTLDYIFLGRE; the protein is encoded by the coding sequence ATGGCAAAGGGCATTGAGAACCAGTCACGATCTCCTCCCTCCGTTTTTGATTTTGCAACTTCACAAATTCAAAAACACGGAGGAACGAAAATGTATTACGACTTGGTTGAAAGCGGAAAAAGAATTAAAGCATTGAGAAAGAAACATGGGCTTACACAGGAACAGCTTGCGGAGCAGTTGGGCGTTGCCGCAAACACCATTGCACGAATTGAAACCGGCAACAGAGGCATCTCTATTGATTTGGCAATCGAATTGGTCGTGCGCTTTGATACAACCCTTGATTACATATTTTTAGGTCGTGAATAA
- a CDS encoding helix-turn-helix domain-containing protein — translation MTFGEKIKEARLAMNLSQTELAQMTGISERSLYTYEQLGTLPRKSNIRKLAEALHISVSYLLDESETDSQSHIDQDMFILEAKENFGSKGAKEAQEVLGRVNSLFAGGELDEDAKDVFFQAIMSVYMDSKKTAREKYTPKKYRKHKDKE, via the coding sequence ATGACATTTGGAGAAAAAATTAAAGAAGCTCGTTTGGCTATGAACCTATCTCAAACGGAGCTTGCCCAGATGACCGGCATTTCCGAAAGATCCCTTTACACCTATGAGCAGCTCGGAACACTCCCCAGAAAAAGCAACATCAGAAAACTTGCTGAAGCGCTGCATATCTCTGTGTCCTATCTTTTGGATGAATCTGAAACGGACAGCCAGAGCCATATAGATCAGGATATGTTTATTTTAGAGGCAAAGGAAAACTTCGGTTCAAAGGGAGCAAAAGAAGCTCAGGAAGTGCTGGGTCGTGTAAATTCTCTGTTTGCCGGTGGAGAATTGGACGAGGACGCAAAAGATGTATTCTTCCAGGCGATTATGTCAGTTTATATGGACTCTAAGAAAACAGCACGGGAAAAGTACACTCCGAAGAAATACAGAAAGCATAAAGATAAAGAGTAA
- a CDS encoding ImmA/IrrE family metallo-endopeptidase: MKTAEHIIETVDKLVRKYHTRDPYELCQLLGIKIHYYDLQKKLKGFFYYQSRQKNIVIDHNVNGILERILVAHELGHAVLHTKIAMMHGFQEMEVFDDRSIEENEANFFAAELLLEDGEVLECLSEHTFFETAKMLYVPAALLDYKFSLLHEKGELVNSMYIRKADFLKEDLHAYDNDISYGDI; encoded by the coding sequence ATGAAAACGGCAGAGCATATCATTGAAACTGTCGATAAGCTTGTGCGAAAATATCACACCAGAGACCCTTACGAACTATGTCAGCTGTTAGGTATCAAAATCCACTATTACGATTTACAGAAGAAATTGAAGGGCTTCTTCTATTACCAGTCCAGACAGAAGAATATCGTGATAGATCACAATGTGAACGGCATCCTGGAACGTATCTTAGTCGCACATGAATTAGGACACGCTGTCCTGCATACAAAAATCGCCATGATGCACGGCTTTCAAGAAATGGAAGTTTTTGATGATAGATCAATCGAAGAAAATGAAGCAAACTTCTTTGCGGCGGAGCTTCTGTTAGAAGATGGGGAAGTTCTGGAATGCCTTTCGGAACACACATTTTTTGAAACGGCTAAAATGCTCTATGTACCGGCAGCATTATTAGACTACAAATTCAGCCTGCTCCACGAAAAAGGAGAGCTGGTAAATTCGATGTATATTCGTAAAGCAGATTTCCTGAAAGAAGATCTTCATGCCTACGATAACGACATTAGTTATGGCGATATATGA